The Flaviramulus sp. BrNp1-15 genome includes the window AAAATGGGCGATATACTTGTATGTCGTTTACATAGACTAAATTTTCATCGTAGTTTCCACCTCGTACCGAGTATTGTGTGCTTAATTCATTATTATTACTAACTCCAGGAAGTGTTAAAAGCAGATTTTCTACACCAGCGTTTGCTCCAGGGATTTTTCTAATTGCTTCTGGATTTAAAGTTACAACACCTTCAACTTCTTTTCGTCTGTTGTTAGTTACAATTACAGTGGCTATTTGCTCAATAGAAGTACTCATTACAGGATTGAATTCGTACTCTTCCCCATTTTTTAAATTAAATGTACTTACTACTTTTTTATGGGAAATATGTGAAAACTCAACAGATACTTCAGTATTTGCTGGTATTGTTAAAATGTAAAAACCATTAGCGTTTGTTTGGGTTCCGCTGGTTTCAGTTTTAATATTTACATTTTCAATGGGTTTGTTATTTTCATCTAAAATAACACCTTTAACTTTTGCTGTTTGCGCATAAGTAAAATTAATAATGGCAAAAAACAGAAAGGTGGTTAGTAAGAGTTTTGCTTTCAAAAGGTTGTTTAGTTTATTTTCGATAAAATAACGCTTCAAAAGTAGAATTATTTCCAACATTATCGGTAACAATTACTTTTAAATTATTTTTGGTGTCGGTTATTATGCCATCATTAAAATCGTGTGTTAAGGTTTTAGTTTTGTAATCGTATTCCATTAAAACCCATTTTCCGTTTACAGTTGCTCTATAATTAGAAACTCCGGAATCTTCATCATCAATTTTTACTTTTAAATAACGGTATTTACTAAGCCATTGCCCGTCTTTAAAATTATTAGCTGTTATTGTTGGTGCAATACTATCAGTAGCTAAAGCATAAGTGCCTAGTTTTTTTGTATTTGCAGTTAAGGTGGTTTCTTTTCTTTTGGTGTAAGTATAAGAAGGGTGTTTTTTGTAACCTACTAATCTTGCTATATATAATTTACTTCTGTCTTCACTTGAATACTTGCTAACATCATAACTAATAGTGAAGTTTTTCATAGCAGGAATAACATCTTCATGTAATAACAAAGTATCATTCTTAACTTCAAAATCTATATAAAAATCTTCATAAAACGTATTCTTATAAAAATTGACGCTAACGTTACCTTCATTTAAATTTGTGGTTTGGTCTGCTTTAATTAGATAAGGCGTTGTTTTTTTTATTTTGGGTTCTAAAATATCATTTTTAGTTCCTTTAATATTGATAGTTATCCAAGATTCGTTGTTTTTATAATCGGCAACTCTAATTTTATAAACAGAGTTAGTGCTATCTTCAACTTTTAAAAAACCATCATTTATATGCTCTTTATAAAGACTTAAAGGGCTATTTTTTTTAAATAACTTTTGAATACGTTCTTTGTTATTTGAATAATGCTCATAATCTATAAGCTGATTGATATGTTTGGTTTCATCAAAAGAGAAACGCTTAAAATCTATTTCAAAATTTCTGCTACCATTAACAAAAGTTTGAATATTATAAACACCATTTGAATTTGCTGCTAAATCTTGTCTGTCTATGGTTACTATACCAAAACCTATATCGCCTATAGCATCAATACTTTCAACGGTATAATCACCATTTTTAAGAGGAATTAGTCTTAGTTTTTGCTTGTCGTTACTATTATTAACAAAAGATTTTTCATTTAAAGGATATGCGTAAATAGATCTAACAATAGGATTTGAAGTGTCTTTTATATCAATTCCAAAAAGCATAGGATTCATAGGGCGTTCCTGTTTATCACGAATTTCATAATGTAAATGTGGACCACCAGAACCACCAGAATTACCACTATAAGCCACTACACTGTCTTTTAAAACAGGTAAGCTTTCTGCATTTGGAAAGAGTTCAATTTCATAAGATTCTTCTTCATATTGTCGCTTTTTTACATAAGCTTCAATCTCCGGAGCAAATTTTTGTAAGTGTGCATAAACTGTTGTGTATCCGTTGGGATGCGTTATGTATAAAGCTTTACCATAACCATAATGTGAAACTTTAATACGACTTACAAACCCACTAGCCGAAGCTTTTACCTTTAATCCTCTACGTTGTTGTGTTTTTATGTCTAAACCAGAATGAAAATGATTAGAGCGCAACTCTGCAAATGTTCCTGCAAGTACTAGAGGAATTTCTAAAGGATTACTAAAATAATCTTGAGGATAATTATTTTGGGCATTTGTAAATAATGAAAAAACTAGAAAAAGGGACAGTATTAATCGCATATGCATGTATTAGGCTAAAATATTAATTTGATATGAATATGCAAAGTATATTGCAAAAATCAATCCATTGTTTTAAGTATATGAACTAAAGAAATGATTTTAAAATTTTATGAAAAAACAATTGTAATTTATAGCTAGGTATGTTAACTTTGTGAGATAAGTATTGAAATTTGTAAATGAGTAATATTGAAGATATTGTAGATTCTTTAGAAAACAAAATTAGTAAAGTATTACACAAACTAGAGCTTTTAAAGCTTGCTAATTTGAAATTGAATGAAGAATTAGAAGTCTCAAAGCAAGAAATTCAAACCCAAAAAAAGCATATTGATGCTTGGGAAGAAAAATACGAAGCTCTTAAAATGGCAAATTCAATACTTGGTAGTGACGATAATAAAAGAGAAACTAAGCTTAAAATAAACGCATTAATACGAGAAATAGACCATTGTATTGGTCAGCTTTCAGATTAAAGCAACATAAATTCAATGTCAGAAAAGCTTAAAATAAAGCTATCTATAGCAAATAGAGTATATCCTTTAACAATTGAAGCAAATCAAGAAGAAGGATTGCGTAAAGCGGCTAAGAATATTGAATTTATGATTAAACAATTTGAGCAAAGTTATTCTGTTAGAGATAAACAAGATGTACTAGCCATGTGTGCTTTACAATTTGCCTCTCAAGTAGAACAGAAGTCTATTGATAAAGCGAATGTAAATGAACATGTAGAAGAAAAGCTGAATGCTTTAAATGATTTGTTACATTCACATTTAATCTCTTAAAACGTTCTTTAAAATAAACTAAAAAGTTACTGCCTGCATTGGTTATTTTTTTTGATAAACTCAACGTTAATTCTTTAAAAAGGGTGAGTTTAAGTTGTAAAAGCAAGCTGCCTTGAGCAGATCCTTGATCAGCTTGTTAGCCCTAAACTTGTTTTTAAGGAGTTTATACAAAACTTTATACTGGTGCAGGCTTTTTTATATACATAAATCAACTAATTAAACGATGGATAACTCAATCATATTTGCAGTAGGCGGTGTTGTTTTAGGGCTAATAATTGGCTTTATTATAGCAAAAACACTCGAAAAGAATAACGCTTCAAAGCTTGTTAAAGAAGCAAAAAAAAGTGCAGCATTAATACTAAAACAGGCTAACAGTGAGGGAGAAAGTATTAAGAAAGACAAAATACTTCAGGCTAAAGAAAAATTTATAGAACTTAAAGGAGAGCATGAAAAAGTAATCTTATCTCGGGATAAGAAAATGGCAGAAGCCGAAAAAAGAACTCGTGATAAAGAGTCACAGATTTCTGGAGAGCTTTCTAAAAATAAAAAACTTAATGAAAGTCTTGAAAGTAAAATAAAAGACTATAATTACAGACTTGATGTACTTGATAAGAAACAAGAGGAAATAGATAAACTACATAAAAATCAAGTACAACAATTAGAAGTAATTTCTAGTCTCTCTGCAGAAGAAGCTAAAGAACAATTAGTAGAATCTTTAAAAGGTGAAGCAAAGAATGATGCTATGGCATATATACAAAGTTCTTTAGAAGAAGCAAAATTAACTGCTGAACAAGACGCGAAAAAGATTATAATAAACACTATTCAGCGTATTGGGACAGAAGAAGCTGTAGATAACTGTGTGTCTGTTTTTAATATTGAATCAGATGATGTTAAAGGACGAATCATTGGTAGAGAAGGACGAAATATTCGTGCTATAGAAGCTGCTACAGGAGTAGAAATTATAGTTGATGATACTCCAGAAGCAATCATTTTATCATGTTTTGATTCTGTTAGACGTGAAATTGCTCGTTTATCATTACACAAGCTAGTTACCGATGGTAGAATACATCCAGCACGTATAGAAGAAATAGTTAAAAAGACTAAAAAGCAAATTGAGCAGGAAATTATTGAAGTAGGTAAGCGTACCGTAATAGATTTAGGTATTCATAATTTACACCCTGAGCTTATTAAAATGGTGGGAAGAATGAAGTACCGTTCTTCTTACGGACAGAACTTATTACAACACTCGCGTGAAGTTGCTAAACTTTGTGGTGTAATGGCTGCAGAGTTAGGATTAAACCCAAAATTAGCAAAACGAGCAGGGTTATTACACGATATAGGTAAAGTGCCAGATGCTGAGGCAGATATGGAAACTCCACATGCGATATTAGGTATGCAGTGGGCAGAAAAATATAATGAAAAAGATGAAGTATGTAATGCTATTGGTGCTCACCACGATGAAATAGAAATGAAATCGTTATTAGCTCCAATCATTCAAGTTTGTGACGCTATTTCTGGAGCAAGACCAGGTGCAAGACGTCAAGTTTTAGATAGTTATATTCAGCGTTTAAAAGATTTAGAAGATATTGCTTTCGGATTTAATGGTGTTAAAAAAGCATATGCTATTCAAGCAGGTAGAGAGCTTAGAGTTATTGTTGAAAGTGAAAAGGTAGATGACCAAAAAGCAGCAGATTTATCTTTTAATATTTCTCAAAAAGTACAAACAGATATGACTTATCCGGGTCAGGTAAAGGTTACTGTTATTAGAGAAACAAGAGCTGTAAATATTGCTAAGTAAATAGTAAATAAACATAAACTAAGTAAAAAAATCCAGTTTTAAGCTGGATTTTTTTTGTTTGGTATTGTTATGGTGAACGTGGTTCCTACATTTACTTCACTGTCAAGAGTAATCTCACCACCGTAGGTCTCAATTTGATTTTTTATTAAGTACAAGCCAACACCTTCAGAGTTTTTATTGTTATGAAATGTTTTGTAAAGCCCAAAAACAGAATCTCCAAACTTATCTAAGTTAATACCTATACCATTGTCAGATACTATTACTTTAATGTAGTCTTCAGTTAAGATGGCATCAACATTCACTTTAGGGTCTCTTTCCGGGTGTTTGTATTTGATAGCATTAGTCAATAAATTTTGAATAATGCTTTCCATGTACGTAGGATTATAATAAATATATAGTTTGGGGTCTATATTAATATTTATTATAGCATTACTTTCTGTAATAACAACCTTTAGCATTTCTAAAATTTTATTAGCTTCTTTAGCTAAATAAAGCTTCTCAATTTTAGTGGCTTTGTTATTTTGTATGGAAACAATTTCATTTAAATTACTAATTGTTTTTGTTAGCGAAGCGGATAAAGTTTTTAAATACTCTATTAACTCTTGTTTTTCAGCTTCAGTTTTTGCTTCCTCATAAAAATCAAGTAAACTTTCAAAATTACCTGCATGTTGTTTCAAATTATGTGTAACAATATGGGCAAAGTTTTTAAGTTTATTATTTTGTTTACTTACAAGGTTAAGAGTATTGGATAATTTTTTTTCACTTTCAACATGGCTTGTTATATCTACATGAGTACCAATAAAGCGAATGGGTTTTCCATTTGTGTCCCATTTTATAATTTTTCCTTTATCTAAAATCCATTTGTAAGAACCATCTTTACATTTAACTCTATGTTCATTAATATAAAGTGGTTTTAACCCATTTATATGATCTTGATAATCTTTAAAGTATTTCTCTTTATCCTCTGGGTGTACCCTGTTATTCCAATCATCTATATTCTTACCAAAAGTGTTATCATTTTCATAACCTATAATTCGTTTGGATGACTCAGAAAAGTAAACTTTATTTTTTAGAGCATCGAAATCCCATACGCCAATATTAGAAATATCTACAGCTTCTTGCCATTTTATATTTACATCAAGGTTCTCAGAATGATTTTTTTCGCTTACTTCAGACTTTAATAGGCTCGTAACCTTTTTAAGCATTCTGCTAAGATAGTTTTGGGGTTTCAATTGTATTTTTGATAAAAAAAATTATTTGTGTAAAGACTTACAAAAATACCTTTTAATCATTTAAATTAAAAATTTAAACAGAAAAAGAATAGAAAAATTTGATGCTTTTTAACTTCTAGGATGAAATTTCTCAACCACTTTAGTTAAATGACTTTTGTCTAAATGAACGTAAATTTCTGTTGTAGTAATACTTTCATGCCCTAGCATTAATTGTATGGATCTTAAATCTGCATTATTTTGTAATAGGTGAGTGGCAAACGAGTGTCTAAATGTATGAGGAGAAATATTTTTTTTAAGCCCAATTTTTTCAGCTAATTGTTTAATTATAGTAAAAATCATAGCTCTGGTTAATTGTTTACCACGTCGGTTTAAAAATAAAGTATCTTCAAAACCAGCTTGAATTTTTAAATGATTTCTTATTTCACTTTTGTAAATATTGATGTATTTCTGCGTAATGTCAACAATTGGTACAAAACGTTGTTTATCCCCTTTACCAGTAACTTTTATAAAACCTTCATCAAAAAATAAATCTGATATTTTTAAATTAATTAACTCACTAACACGTAAGCCACAACCGTATAAGGTTTCTAGCATTGCTCTATTGCGTTCACCTTCTGGTTTACTTAAATCTATAGCTTTTATGATATTATCAATTTCTTGTTCTGATAAAGTATCTGGAAGTTTTCGTCCTATTTTTGGGGATTCAATAAGCTCCAGAGGGTTATCTGCTCTATAATCTTCGAATACTAAATAACTAAAAAAGCTTCTTAAGCCTGAAATTATTCTAGATTGAGATCTAGGGTTTACAGTTTTTGCAACGTCGTAAATAAATTGTTGAATAATTTCTGATGATATTGTAATTGGAGAAAAGTTTATATTATTTACTTCTAAATATGAAATTAATTTTTTTATATCTAAGGCATAATTATCAATAGAGTTTTTAGATAAACCTCTTTCAATTTTTAAGTATAGTTGATAATCTTTAAGTGCGTTTTGCCATTTCATAAGGAGTAAAAATAACTTATTATTTAATGTGAATAAAAAAATAATAAGATGATGAAAATCATTTCCAGTTAGTTTATAATTATATAAATTTTTAAATTATTTAAAAGCTATTAATCAATTAAAACAAATAATAATGAAAAAATTAATTTTATTTATTGCAGTAATTGCAATAACTGGTTTAACACAGACTTTTTCACAAGATATAAATTTTGGAGCTAAAGCAGGTGTGAATTTTTGTGATATTACAGGCGATGATACTGATAGTTTTGATGGTAGAACGACTTTCCATATAGGGTTAGTTGCTGAGATTATGATTACAGATGTATTTGCTTTCCAGCCAGAAATATTATATTCAGCTCAAGGATCAGATTGGGAAGAAGCTTTTGAAGGTGAAACATATCAAGGCACAGTTAAGGTAGATTATTTAAATATTCCTTTAATGGCAAAATATTATGTTGTAGAAGGATTTAGTGTTGAGGCTGGTCCTCAAATAGGTTTTTTATTATCTGCTAACAATGAAGAAGAAGGATTTGACGATGAAGACATAAAAGATGATTTAAAAGGAATTGATTTTGGAATTAATTTCGGGTTGGGTTACAAGCTTGATGGTGGTTTGAATTTTGGAGCGCGTTATATTATTGGTTTAACAGATGTAAATGATAATCCTGAAAATTTAGGTAACTCTGATTATAAAAATAGTGTTATTCAAATCAGTGTTGGTTACTTTTTTTAATCTAAAACTAATTAAATGTATTGAAACCGAAGTAGAAATACTTCGGTTTTTATATTACATTACTTCAAACCAATAATTTTGATATTAATTAACTATTATAAATAAAATTTTGAATCAGTTTTCTATCTATTGAGACTGGAAACACTTATTCATTTAAGTAAGATATTTTTAAAATCTAAGGCAATAATTATTTATTAAGTTTTGACATAAACTACATTCAATTTTTAAATAAAGTTGATAATCCTTAAGCTTAATTTGCAATTTCATATATTTTTTATCGTTAAAAAGCATTTTTTATCGATAAAATACAATAAAAAATCAAAAATTTCTTGTTAATGAAATTTTTTAATATTACGTTTGTTTTAACTTTTAAAACCAATTAAATTATGAAAAAATTATTTTTATTATCAATTATTGCAGTATTAGGAATGACTACTGTTAATGCACAAGGCAATTTAAATGCTGGTGTTAATTTAGGTTTACCAATAGGAGACGCTGGTGATGGATGGACATTTAATGTAACTTTGGATGTTAACTATTTGTGGGAAGTAGGAGAAAACTTTGATGCTGGTGTCGCTACCGGATATTCTCATTCTTTTGGAGATTCTATTGATGTTCCTGGATTCGGAAGTGTGGACATTGATGATGCTCAGTTTTTACCTATTGCTGGTGCAGCTCGCTTTGGAATTTCGGATAAATTCACTTTAGGAGCAGATTTAGGTTATGCTTTAGGAATCAATGATGGTAATGATGGAGGTTTTTATTATGCACCAAGAGTTCAGTATGGAGTATCAGAATCTTTAGACATAGTTTTATCTTACCGAGGTGTAAGTCTTGACGGTGGATCTTTTGATGTTATAAACTTAGGTATACAATTCGGTTTATAACCTATTATATATTTAATTAAAATTTTAAGAGCTAATGAATATTAGCTCTTTTTTATTGCCTTATTTTATATATTTACTATATGAAAAAACTAATCATCATCAACGGACCAAATTTAAACTTACTAGGAAAGCGAGAGCCAGAAATTTATGGGAACTTAACTTTTGAAGATTATTTAAAACAGGTTAAAAGTAAATTTTCTAATATAGAGATTGAATATTATCAATCTAATATTGAAGGTGAAATTATTGATAAGTTACATGAAGTTGGTTTTAGTTATGACGGCGTTATTTTAAATGCTGGTGCCTATACACATACATCTATTGGAATAGGTGATGCTATAAAAGGTATTGAAACACCTGTTGTAGAACTACATATTTCTAATACTTTTTCTAGAGAAGAGTTTAGGCATCAATCTTATATTTCACCTAATGCTAAAGGTGTAATTTTAGGTTTTGGCATGCAGAGTTATGAATTGGCTATTCAGAGTTTTTTGTAATTTTTTCCAGAATTAACTTTTATTTAAATATTATTTAAACTTTTATTGTGAGAATTTATAACAATTAAGATTAACTTTAGTTAATTATTTCTAATAACATCTGTTATGAATTTAAAAATCACTTTTGTTTTTATAATTTCAAATATCACTTTTATTATTTCACAAGAAAACCAAGAAGTTAAATCTTTTGGTTTTACCGATGATGTTAGAATTGAATATGACTCCCCAAGAAGTTTTATTAATTACTATTCTGAATATTCAATTGATGAACATTGGTTTTTAAGATTTGAAATACAGAAAAGAACATATTACAGTTTAACTGGTAGCCAGAGTCTTCTAGAATATCCACTAATAGTAAAGTATAATTTTAATAATAAATTTAGTGTTTTATTTGGACCAAAAATTGATGTTTTTTTGAAAGATGCAGACATTGAAGATACTTGGTTTTCATTAACTTCAGGCGCACAATTTAATTTAAACAAGACAGTATTGATAGAAGGCAGGGTTAATACTAGTATGGGTAATGAATTAAATTCTACTAATTTTAATTTAGGAGATGGAGTTACTTATAAATTAGGGACAAGATTTAAATTTTGAATAAAAAAAAGACGATTTATTAAATCGTCTTTTTTTTATTCGAATTTATTTTTTAATAAATCTATATATGAATACACTCATCATAAGCATCAGCAACAGCTTCCATAACGGCTTCACTCATGGTTGGGTGAGGGTGAACTGCTTTTAATACTTCGTGTCCTGTAGTTTCTAATTTTCTACCTAACACAGCTTCAGCAATCATATCTGTAACAGTAGCACCAATCATATGGCAACCTAACCACTCTCCATATTTAGCATCAAAGATTACTTTTACAAAACCATCTTTATTTCCACCTGCACTTGCTTTACCAGATGCTGAGAATGGGAATTTACCAACTTTAATGTCGTAACCTTTTTCTTTGGCTTGTTTTTCAGTTAAACCAACTGAAGCAATTTCTGGTGTACAATAGGTACAACCTGGAATGTTTCCATAATCTAAAGCTTCAACATGTTGTCCTGCTAGTTTTTCTACACAAAGAATCCCTTCTGCAGAAGCTACATGCGCTAATGCTTGACCAGGAGTAACATCACCAATAGCATAATAACCGGGAATGTTAGTTTGATAAAAATCATTTACAATAATTTTATCTCTGTCTACAACAATACCAACATCTTCTAAACCAATATTTTCAATATTAGATTTTATACCAACAGCACTTAAAACGATGTCTGCTTCTAAAACTTCTTCGCCTTTTTTGGTTTTTACAGTTGCTTTAACACCTTTTCCAGATGTGTCAACACTAGTAACTTCGGCGGAAGTCATAATTTTAATTCCGTTTTTCTTAAAAGAACGCTCTAATTGTTTAGATACATCTTCGTCTTCAACAGGAACAATATTTGGTAAATATTCTACTATAGTAACTTCAGTTCCCATAGAATTATAGAAATAAGCAAACTCAACACCAATTGCTCCAGAACCAACCACAATCATTTTTTTTGGTTGCTTTGGTAAACTCATAGCTTCTCTATAACCAATAACTTTTTTACCATCTTGCGGTAAACTAGGCAACTCACGAGAGCGAGCTCCGGTTGCAATTATAATATTGTTTGCACTATATTCGGTCCCATCAACGTCAATTTTTTTACCTGGTTTAAGTTTACCGTAGCCATTTATAACGTCAATTTTGTTTTTCTTCATTAAAAATTGAACACCTTTACTCATACCATCTGCAACACCACGACTACGTTTTACAACAGCATCAAAATCATAATCTGCATCCTTAACTTTTAAGCCATAATCTTCGGCATGTTTAAGATATTCAAATACTTGAGCAGATTTTAATAAGGCTTTTGTAGGGATACATCCCCAATTCAAACAAATACCACCTAAACTTTCTTTTTCAATAATTGCGGTTTTGAAACCCAATTGAGATGCTCTAATAGCAGCAACATAACCACCTGGACCACTTCCAAGAACAATAATATCGTATTTACTCATGTCAATTCTTTAATCGTTATTTGAAGCTACGAATTTACAAAACCAAAATTGAATAAAGAATTTAGAACGCTTTAAATTTGCATCTTTATATTACCTTTGCGTCGCAAGTATTTATTTATGAATATACCCAGAACAAGTTTTCCTAGAGTTGTTATAATAGGAGGTGGATTTGCAGGAGTAGCCTTAGCAAAAAAACTATCGAAACAAGAAGTACAAGTTGTACTTTTAGACAAGAATAATTATCACACATTTCAACCCTTACTTTATCAAGTATCAACAGGAGGATTAGAACCCGATTCTATTGCGTATCCTATCAGAAAAATATTAAAAGACTTTCCTAATTTTTATTTCAGACTTGCAAACGTAAGTGAAATTGATGCAGAGAATAATAAAGTGATTACAAATATTGGTAAACTTAAGTTTGATTATTTAGTGGTTGCTTCAGGCTCTGAAACCAATTTTTTTGGTAATTCTGAAATAGAAAAACATAGTATGGCAATGAAAACCATACCGCAATCTTTAAATTTAAGAAGCTTGATTCTTGAAAATTTTGAAGACGCGTTGTTAACTTCCAATATAGATGAACGTAATGCACTTATGAATTTTGTAATTGTTGGTGGCGGACCAACAGGAGTAGAGCTTGCTGGAGCATTAGCAGAAATTAAAAAAGGCATTTTACCAAAAGATTACCCAGATTTAGATACGCGTATGGCACAAATTCATATCGTGCAATCTAGTGATTGTATTTTGAAAGGTATGAGTGAAAACGCTTCTAAAAAAGCTGAAGATTTTCTAGAAAAGTTAGGTGTGAACATTTGGAAAAATGTTAGAGTAACTAATTATGATGGAAAAACAGTAACTACTAACACCGACTTAACATTTGAAACAGCAACAGTAGTTTGGGCAGCAGGTGTAAAAGGAGCTACTATTAAAGGTTTAGATGCTGAAGAATTTGTAACCAGAGGAAATAGACTTTTTGTTAATGAATTTAATCAGGTTAAGGGTTTTAAACACATTTTTGCTATAGGTGATATTGCATGTATGGCAAACGATGAATTTCCTAATGGACTACCAATGATGGCGCAACCTGCTATTCAACAAGGTGAGCAATTGGGCGACAATATTTTGGAGTTAATTGAGGATAAAACTATGAAACCTTTTGCTTATAAAGATAAAGGAGCTATGGCAACCATTGGAAGAAATAAAGCTGTAGTAGACTTAAAACGTTTTAAGTTTCAAGGTATTTTTGCTTGGTACGTTTGGATGTTTGTACACTTGTTTTTCTTGATAGGTTTTCGAAATAGAATGGTGGTTTTTGTAAATTGGGTATATAATTATATTCGTTTTGATAGAGAAGCACGATTAATTATTCGTCCGTTTAAAAAGAATCATAAAATTTAGTATTACAAATCGTCTGTAAAATGGCGGCGACCTTTTTCGTTACTAAATTTTTCTTCGTTATACTTTAACGAATCGCCTTTAGGAATAGAAAGTGATTCCCAGTTTTCACCTTTTAAAAGTTTTCCTAAAAAAACTATTTGTCCAATGTGGTAAGAGTAATGCGCTAATTGCCTGTTTATAGCTTCTGTAACCGTATGTCCTTGATTTCTAATGTAAATTATTTGTTCTAAATCGGTTTCAGTTAAAGGTTTTATTGCGTCAAACAAACATTTCCAGCCACTTTCCCAAGATGCAATAATTTCTTCTTTAGAATTATAATTGTCAATAAATTCTAAATCTCTGTTCCTCCATTCTTTTTCACCATCTTCACTTAAAAAATTGGTCCATCTGCTTAACATATTACCAACCAAATGTTTTAC containing:
- the lpdA gene encoding dihydrolipoyl dehydrogenase, giving the protein MSKYDIIVLGSGPGGYVAAIRASQLGFKTAIIEKESLGGICLNWGCIPTKALLKSAQVFEYLKHAEDYGLKVKDADYDFDAVVKRSRGVADGMSKGVQFLMKKNKIDVINGYGKLKPGKKIDVDGTEYSANNIIIATGARSRELPSLPQDGKKVIGYREAMSLPKQPKKMIVVGSGAIGVEFAYFYNSMGTEVTIVEYLPNIVPVEDEDVSKQLERSFKKNGIKIMTSAEVTSVDTSGKGVKATVKTKKGEEVLEADIVLSAVGIKSNIENIGLEDVGIVVDRDKIIVNDFYQTNIPGYYAIGDVTPGQALAHVASAEGILCVEKLAGQHVEALDYGNIPGCTYCTPEIASVGLTEKQAKEKGYDIKVGKFPFSASGKASAGGNKDGFVKVIFDAKYGEWLGCHMIGATVTDMIAEAVLGRKLETTGHEVLKAVHPHPTMSEAVMEAVADAYDECIHI
- a CDS encoding NAD(P)/FAD-dependent oxidoreductase, whose translation is MNIPRTSFPRVVIIGGGFAGVALAKKLSKQEVQVVLLDKNNYHTFQPLLYQVSTGGLEPDSIAYPIRKILKDFPNFYFRLANVSEIDAENNKVITNIGKLKFDYLVVASGSETNFFGNSEIEKHSMAMKTIPQSLNLRSLILENFEDALLTSNIDERNALMNFVIVGGGPTGVELAGALAEIKKGILPKDYPDLDTRMAQIHIVQSSDCILKGMSENASKKAEDFLEKLGVNIWKNVRVTNYDGKTVTTNTDLTFETATVVWAAGVKGATIKGLDAEEFVTRGNRLFVNEFNQVKGFKHIFAIGDIACMANDEFPNGLPMMAQPAIQQGEQLGDNILELIEDKTMKPFAYKDKGAMATIGRNKAVVDLKRFKFQGIFAWYVWMFVHLFFLIGFRNRMVVFVNWVYNYIRFDREARLIIRPFKKNHKI
- a CDS encoding DUF1572 family protein — encoded protein: MTSYLTSIIKQFEYYKSLGDKTFSQLSFSEIQWQSKKDENSVAIIVKHLVGNMLSRWTNFLSEDGEKEWRNRDLEFIDNYNSKEEIIASWESGWKCLFDAIKPLTETDLEQIIYIRNQGHTVTEAINRQLAHYSYHIGQIVFLGKLLKGENWESLSIPKGDSLKYNEEKFSNEKGRRHFTDDL